A window of the candidate division KSB1 bacterium genome harbors these coding sequences:
- a CDS encoding nucleotidyltransferase domain-containing protein, whose translation MDQRVAIKIAEKYVNYLRNNKFTVQKAYLFGSYVSGKYNEDSDIDLAIVMDTLPNSFTTQVELMKISRKFDTRIEPHPFEESDFNTTNPFANEILKNGIRIT comes from the coding sequence ATGGATCAAAGAGTTGCTATTAAAATAGCGGAAAAATATGTTAACTACTTAAGAAATAATAAATTCACTGTCCAAAAAGCCTATTTATTTGGTTCTTACGTTAGTGGTAAATATAATGAAGATAGCGATATTGATTTGGCAATAGTTATGGATACACTGCCTAACAGTTTTACTACCCAAGTAGAATTGATGAAAATAAGTCGAAAATTTGATACAAGAATTGAGCCTCACCCATTTGAAGAATCAGATTTCAATACTACGAATCCATTTGCGAATGAAATTCTTAAAAATGGTATCCGGATTACTTGA